In Streptomyces sp. DG2A-72, one genomic interval encodes:
- a CDS encoding sensor histidine kinase — translation MAAPLPRPHPDDVRIACAGLLGGLLIWSVGLGTRGPRDPIVLWDGRWPILVPLTVMAGCELLRHTRPRTGLLIGVAALTVDTITQGDLVTVVMFTDLVYAAVLYSPPVAARRVLWITGVMTVVGTVVPLAAWRKPEALLVGVFLGLVAVTPAATGWIVRNHRDAAEAARLRAEQTALLAEMDRTQAITAERARMARELHDMVANHLSAIAIHSTAALSLDDPKTTKDALAVTRENSVEGLAEMRRLIGILRDDSGDLEPAAAPTLDGLGALVEGARANGLDVGLDTEHADSLPAPVELAAYRIVQECLTNALKHAGPGRVTVTLQQRDGSLAIAVISPYGRQDGPRAPGSGAGLVGMRERTALLDGTFEAGPEDSADGKIWAVRATLPVTDHPQGEPE, via the coding sequence ATGGCCGCCCCGCTCCCCCGCCCGCACCCGGACGACGTGCGCATCGCCTGCGCAGGTCTGCTCGGCGGGCTGCTGATCTGGAGCGTGGGCCTAGGCACCCGGGGGCCCAGGGATCCGATCGTCCTCTGGGACGGACGCTGGCCCATCCTGGTGCCGCTCACCGTGATGGCGGGCTGCGAGCTGCTGCGCCACACCCGTCCCCGTACGGGCCTGCTGATCGGCGTCGCCGCGCTCACCGTCGACACCATCACCCAGGGCGACCTGGTCACCGTGGTGATGTTCACGGACCTGGTCTACGCGGCCGTCCTGTACAGCCCGCCCGTCGCCGCCCGCCGCGTGCTGTGGATCACCGGGGTGATGACCGTGGTCGGGACGGTGGTGCCCCTCGCCGCCTGGCGCAAGCCGGAGGCGCTGCTGGTCGGCGTGTTCCTCGGGCTGGTGGCCGTCACCCCCGCCGCCACCGGCTGGATCGTCCGCAACCACCGCGACGCCGCCGAGGCCGCCCGGCTGCGTGCCGAGCAGACCGCGCTGCTCGCCGAGATGGACCGCACCCAGGCGATCACCGCCGAGCGCGCCCGGATGGCCCGCGAGCTGCACGACATGGTCGCCAACCATCTCTCCGCGATCGCCATCCACTCCACCGCCGCGCTCTCCCTGGACGACCCGAAGACCACCAAGGACGCCCTGGCCGTCACCCGCGAGAACAGCGTCGAGGGACTCGCCGAGATGCGGCGGCTGATCGGCATCCTGCGCGACGACAGCGGCGACCTGGAACCCGCCGCGGCCCCGACGCTCGACGGGCTCGGCGCGCTGGTCGAGGGCGCCCGCGCCAACGGCCTCGACGTCGGCCTCGACACCGAGCACGCCGACTCCCTCCCCGCCCCGGTGGAGCTGGCGGCGTACCGCATCGTCCAGGAGTGCCTGACCAACGCCCTCAAGCACGCCGGGCCCGGCCGGGTCACGGTCACCCTGCAGCAGCGGGACGGTTCGCTGGCGATCGCCGTGATCAGCCCGTACGGCCGGCAGGACGGCCCCCGTGCTCCCGGCTCCGGCGCCGGACTCGTCGGCATGCGGGAGCGGACGGCCCTGCTCGACGGCACGTTCGAGGCGGGCCCCGAGGACTCCGCGGACGGCAAGATCTGGGCCGTACGCGCCACCCTCCCCGTCACCGACCATCCGCAAGGAGAGCCCGAATGA
- a CDS encoding cob(I)yrinic acid a,c-diamide adenosyltransferase translates to MVNLTRIYTRTGDQGTTALGDMSRVAKTDLRISAYADANEANAVIGTAIALGGLDEEIVKVLTRVQNDLFDVGADLSTPVVEKPEFPPLRVEQFYIDKLEADCDRFNERLEKLRSFILPGGTPGAALLHQACTVVRRAERSTWAALEVHGEVMNPLTATYLNRLSDLLFILARTANKGAGDVLWVPGGER, encoded by the coding sequence ATGGTCAATCTGACGCGCATCTACACCAGGACCGGCGACCAGGGCACCACCGCCCTCGGTGACATGAGCCGGGTCGCCAAGACGGATCTGCGGATCTCGGCGTACGCGGACGCCAATGAGGCGAACGCGGTGATCGGGACGGCGATCGCGCTGGGCGGTCTGGACGAGGAGATCGTCAAGGTCCTCACCCGCGTGCAGAACGACCTGTTCGACGTGGGTGCGGACCTGTCGACGCCGGTGGTGGAGAAGCCCGAGTTCCCGCCGCTCAGGGTCGAGCAGTTCTACATCGACAAGCTGGAGGCGGACTGCGACCGCTTCAACGAGCGGCTGGAGAAGCTGCGGTCCTTCATCCTGCCCGGCGGCACCCCGGGCGCGGCCCTGCTCCACCAGGCCTGCACGGTCGTACGCCGGGCGGAGCGGTCGACGTGGGCCGCGCTGGAGGTGCACGGTGAGGTGATGAACCCGCTGACCGCGACCTACCTCAACCGGCTGTCGGACCTACTGTTCATCCTGGCGCGGACCGCGAACAAGGGCGCGGGAGACGTCTTGTGGGTCCCCGGCGGCGAACGCTGA
- a CDS encoding 3-hydroxyacyl-CoA dehydrogenase family protein, whose product MARKLAVIGAGLMGSGIAQVSAQAGWDVVLRDVTDEALKRGTDGIKASYDKFVSKGKLEAHDADAALARITATTDLDAAADADIVVEAVFEKLEVKHEIFRALDKLVKDDAVLASNTSAIPITKIAAVTERPERVVGTHFFSPVPMMQLCELVRGYKTSDETLATAREFAESVGKTCIVVNRDVAGFVTTRLISALVVEAAKLYESGVATAEDIDLACKLGFGHAMGPLATADLTGVDILLHATSNIYTESQDEKFAPPELMRRMVDAGDIGRKSGQGFYKH is encoded by the coding sequence GTGGCACGGAAGCTTGCCGTCATCGGCGCCGGCTTGATGGGTTCCGGTATCGCCCAGGTCTCCGCGCAGGCGGGCTGGGACGTCGTTCTGCGCGACGTCACCGATGAGGCGCTGAAGCGGGGCACCGACGGGATCAAGGCGTCGTACGACAAGTTCGTGAGCAAGGGCAAGCTGGAGGCGCACGACGCCGACGCGGCCCTCGCCCGGATCACCGCGACCACCGATCTGGACGCCGCCGCGGACGCGGACATCGTCGTCGAGGCCGTCTTCGAGAAGCTGGAAGTCAAGCACGAGATCTTCCGTGCGCTCGACAAGCTGGTGAAGGACGATGCCGTCCTCGCCTCCAACACCTCCGCCATCCCGATCACCAAGATCGCGGCCGTGACGGAGCGCCCGGAGCGGGTCGTCGGTACGCACTTCTTCTCGCCGGTGCCGATGATGCAGCTGTGCGAGCTGGTCCGCGGCTACAAGACGAGCGACGAAACCCTCGCCACCGCACGGGAGTTCGCCGAGTCCGTCGGCAAGACCTGCATCGTCGTCAATCGCGACGTCGCCGGGTTCGTGACCACCCGTCTGATCTCCGCCCTCGTCGTCGAGGCCGCGAAGTTGTACGAGTCGGGCGTCGCGACCGCCGAGGACATCGACCTCGCCTGCAAGCTGGGCTTCGGCCACGCGATGGGACCGCTGGCCACCGCCGACCTGACGGGCGTCGACATCCTGCTGCACGCCACCAGCAACATCTACACCGAGTCCCAGGACGAGAAGTTCGCCCCGCCCGAGCTCATGCGCCGGATGGTTGACGCCGGTGACATCGGGCGCAAGAGCGGGCAGGGCTTCTACAAGCACTGA
- a CDS encoding STAS domain-containing protein codes for MFIRGDHAELVVGGRLDVRSAADARTVLHSAVDDGVGDLVLDLSELDSWDATGLGVIMGAHRRAGRCGRRLVLRDVPPQMQRLLVATRLHRILAIEGGIGVESLPRV; via the coding sequence ATGTTCATCAGGGGCGACCACGCCGAGCTGGTCGTCGGGGGCCGCCTCGACGTCCGCAGCGCGGCGGACGCCCGTACGGTCCTGCACTCGGCCGTCGACGACGGAGTCGGCGATCTGGTACTGGACCTGTCCGAGCTGGACTCCTGGGACGCCACCGGACTCGGTGTGATCATGGGGGCCCACCGACGGGCCGGCCGCTGCGGCCGGCGCCTGGTGCTGCGCGACGTACCGCCGCAGATGCAGCGCCTGCTGGTGGCGACCCGGCTGCACCGGATCCTGGCGATCGAAGGCGGCATTGGGGTGGAGTCGCTGCCCCGCGTGTGA
- a CDS encoding ATP-binding protein, with amino-acid sequence MDSNNRGPEEYGRDGDGDTPPQRQPRESLSPDFGQHSPALARTVQLVSGDFLLTVNPVDGSEIEACPPGERPGRPAKFTAAERAEVDRAAKPPVPPGPSRPALPLLARQEERERLVRLLARGRSVRLTGAAGSGRTALLDVIAEDCADLAPDGVVRLGGNHRTSSDLLHDLFYAVYNAPLHRPDRDELHELLRDIGAVVVLDDIEFGGAALDELLDATPECAFLIGATPDVPAPSADSAVEEVFLSGLDRAGGVELLEWAVGRALTEDEANWAGDLWFESEGLPLRFVQAGALLRQRDRLRSSADAFDEFGVFQDAPVDAPFEAGDGHDVPLPSLAEGAAPAALLASRLSESARATLRFAVALGGEVPHQAHLPALVGDTHADAALGELLSCALVSPVGSRYRLAAGVQTQLEAVGYGDDVPGRALTAAQHYAWWAGHPSVTPERVCAEADAVLAALSVLAPVTTPPAEGEESVTVQLARTAAPAFAAGLHWSAWERALRYGSEASRLTGEVSEQAYFHHELGILALCAGQLDRARAELEASIGLRGALADKRGTVAGRRALALVADRSGTPIGVAAMAGEEVPDARYEESQSPPGGTPAAFPPLQPPAPAPATLVTHRTTPGPAVHKGRGGLRGLARRNLVAAGAGALLAAVLGTVVTLGATSDNDPTTPSNEVGPTPSASQGTGDDSLGADKADNGDDNKDSGDVGAATSSPTDPGPDGTYGTSDDPTPTDTDEPSGDPSGTKNPGGGGNTSSSPTKTPLDTPTSKPPTSSTPTPTPTPTESDSESPTPSTSPTPSETPPSSNSASGPAETTSTASAPETSEASSPSSSGDVI; translated from the coding sequence ATGGACTCGAACAACCGGGGACCCGAGGAGTACGGCCGCGACGGTGACGGCGACACGCCGCCCCAGCGCCAGCCCAGGGAATCCCTCTCACCAGACTTCGGACAGCACTCACCCGCACTCGCCCGCACCGTGCAACTCGTGTCGGGCGACTTCCTGCTGACCGTCAATCCCGTCGACGGCAGCGAGATCGAGGCCTGCCCGCCGGGCGAGCGGCCGGGGCGGCCCGCCAAGTTCACCGCGGCCGAGCGCGCCGAGGTGGACCGCGCGGCCAAGCCGCCCGTACCGCCCGGTCCCAGCCGGCCCGCACTACCGCTGCTGGCCCGCCAGGAGGAACGCGAGCGGCTCGTACGGCTGCTCGCCCGCGGCCGTTCCGTACGGCTCACCGGCGCCGCCGGCTCCGGCCGCACCGCCCTCCTCGACGTGATCGCCGAGGACTGCGCGGACCTCGCCCCCGACGGAGTCGTCCGCCTGGGCGGCAACCACCGTACGTCGAGCGACCTGCTCCACGACCTCTTCTACGCCGTCTACAACGCGCCGCTGCACCGCCCCGACCGGGACGAACTGCACGAACTCCTCCGGGACATCGGCGCGGTCGTCGTCCTGGACGACATCGAGTTCGGCGGCGCCGCGCTCGACGAACTGCTGGACGCGACCCCGGAGTGCGCCTTCCTGATCGGCGCCACCCCGGACGTGCCCGCGCCGTCCGCCGACTCGGCCGTCGAGGAGGTCTTCCTCAGCGGCCTCGACCGCGCGGGCGGTGTGGAACTGCTCGAGTGGGCCGTCGGCCGCGCCCTCACCGAGGACGAGGCGAACTGGGCCGGCGACCTCTGGTTCGAGTCCGAGGGGCTGCCGCTGCGCTTCGTCCAGGCCGGTGCCCTGCTGCGCCAGCGCGACCGGCTGCGGTCCAGCGCCGACGCCTTCGACGAGTTCGGTGTCTTCCAGGACGCCCCGGTCGACGCGCCCTTCGAGGCCGGCGACGGTCACGACGTACCGCTGCCGTCGCTCGCCGAGGGAGCCGCGCCCGCCGCGCTGCTCGCCTCCCGGCTGAGCGAATCGGCGCGGGCCACCCTGCGGTTCGCCGTCGCGCTCGGCGGCGAGGTGCCGCACCAGGCGCATCTGCCCGCCCTGGTCGGCGACACCCACGCGGACGCCGCCCTCGGCGAGCTGCTGAGCTGCGCCCTGGTCTCCCCGGTCGGCTCCCGCTACCGGCTGGCCGCCGGGGTGCAGACCCAGCTGGAGGCCGTCGGATACGGCGACGACGTCCCCGGCCGCGCCCTCACCGCCGCCCAGCACTACGCCTGGTGGGCCGGACATCCCTCGGTCACCCCGGAGCGGGTGTGCGCCGAAGCGGACGCCGTGCTCGCCGCCCTCAGCGTCCTCGCGCCGGTGACGACGCCCCCGGCGGAGGGGGAGGAGAGCGTCACCGTGCAGCTGGCCCGTACGGCCGCGCCCGCGTTCGCCGCGGGGCTGCACTGGAGCGCCTGGGAGCGGGCGCTGCGCTACGGCTCCGAGGCCTCCCGGCTCACCGGCGAGGTGTCCGAACAGGCCTACTTCCACCATGAGTTGGGCATCCTCGCGCTCTGCGCGGGACAGCTCGACCGGGCCCGCGCCGAGCTGGAGGCCTCCATCGGCCTGCGCGGCGCACTCGCCGACAAGCGCGGCACCGTCGCAGGACGCCGCGCTCTCGCCCTGGTCGCGGACCGTTCCGGCACGCCGATCGGTGTCGCCGCCATGGCCGGGGAGGAGGTGCCGGACGCCCGCTACGAGGAGTCGCAGTCACCGCCCGGCGGCACCCCGGCGGCGTTCCCGCCGCTCCAGCCGCCCGCCCCCGCCCCCGCGACCCTCGTCACCCACCGCACCACACCCGGCCCGGCGGTACACAAGGGCCGCGGCGGCCTCCGTGGCCTCGCCCGGCGCAACCTCGTGGCCGCCGGTGCGGGCGCCCTCCTCGCGGCCGTCCTCGGCACGGTGGTGACCCTCGGCGCCACATCCGACAACGACCCCACCACCCCGTCCAACGAGGTCGGCCCCACCCCGTCCGCCAGCCAGGGCACCGGCGACGACAGCCTCGGCGCCGACAAGGCGGACAACGGAGACGACAACAAGGACTCCGGTGACGTCGGCGCGGCGACCAGCAGCCCGACCGACCCGGGCCCGGACGGTACGTACGGCACGTCCGACGACCCGACGCCGACGGACACGGACGAGCCTTCGGGCGACCCGAGCGGGACGAAGAATCCGGGAGGTGGCGGCAACACGTCGTCGTCGCCGACGAAGACGCCGTTGGACACTCCCACTTCGAAGCCGCCCACGTCGTCGACGCCGACCCCGACGCCGACCCCCACGGAGTCCGACTCCGAGTCGCCGACCCCGAGTACGTCTCCGACGCCCAGTGAAACCCCGCCCAGCTCCAACTCCGCCAGCGGCCCCGCCGAGACCACCAGCACGGCCAGCGCCCCGGAAACCAGCGAGGCGAGCAGCCCCAGCAGTTCTGGCGACGTGATCTGA
- the nucS gene encoding endonuclease NucS → MRLVIARCSVDYAGRLTAHLPSAPRLILVKADGSVSIHADDRAYKPLNWMSPPCTLKEGEGDDEGVWTVIDKAGEKLIITMEEVLHDSSHELGVDPGLIKDGVEAHLQELLADRIDTLGEGYTLIRREYMTAIGPVDILCRDADGQTVAVEIKRRGEIDGVEQLTRYLELLNRDPHLAPVRGIFAAQEIKPQARVLATDRGIGCQVLDYDAMRGIEDDKLRLF, encoded by the coding sequence ATGCGTCTCGTCATTGCCCGGTGCTCCGTCGACTACGCGGGCCGGCTCACCGCTCATCTCCCCTCGGCGCCCCGCCTGATCCTGGTGAAGGCGGACGGCAGCGTCTCGATTCACGCGGACGACCGGGCCTACAAGCCTCTGAACTGGATGTCGCCGCCCTGCACACTGAAGGAGGGCGAGGGCGACGACGAAGGCGTCTGGACCGTCATCGACAAGGCGGGCGAGAAGCTCATCATCACCATGGAGGAGGTCCTGCATGACTCCTCGCACGAACTGGGCGTGGATCCCGGCCTGATCAAGGACGGCGTGGAAGCACACCTTCAGGAACTGCTCGCCGACCGCATCGACACCCTCGGCGAGGGCTACACCCTGATCCGCCGCGAGTACATGACGGCCATCGGCCCCGTCGACATCCTCTGCCGCGACGCCGACGGCCAGACCGTCGCGGTCGAGATCAAGCGGCGCGGCGAGATCGACGGCGTGGAACAGCTCACCCGCTACCTGGAACTCCTCAACCGCGACCCCCATCTCGCCCCGGTCCGCGGCATCTTCGCCGCCCAGGAGATCAAGCCCCAGGCCCGCGTCCTCGCCACCGACCGCGGCATCGGCTGCCAGGTCCTGGACTACGACGCGATGCGAGGCATCGAGGACGACAAGCTGCGGCTGTTCTGA
- a CDS encoding SCO5389 family protein, which translates to MSLDVSPALLEQAERGEVDEAEFVDCVRTSLPYAWEMISSLVAQLKVDGGVFADNQTPPPDEQARGQLLRALASDAIRGALQRHFGVRLAFQNCHRVAVFPLDSSVDETLARFTSVRSQLLNQSPEFRDC; encoded by the coding sequence ATGTCGCTCGACGTCTCACCGGCCCTACTCGAACAGGCCGAGCGAGGCGAGGTCGACGAAGCAGAATTCGTCGACTGCGTCCGGACCTCCCTGCCCTACGCATGGGAGATGATCAGCTCCCTGGTGGCCCAGCTGAAGGTGGACGGCGGCGTGTTCGCCGACAACCAGACGCCCCCGCCGGACGAGCAGGCACGCGGCCAGCTGCTGCGTGCGCTTGCCAGTGACGCGATCCGCGGCGCGCTGCAACGACACTTCGGTGTCCGGCTGGCCTTCCAGAACTGCCACCGGGTGGCGGTGTTCCCGCTCGACTCCTCGGTCGACGAGACGCTGGCCCGCTTCACCTCGGTCCGCAGTCAGCTGCTCAATCAGTCGCCGGAGTTCCGGGACTGCTGA
- a CDS encoding LLM class flavin-dependent oxidoreductase has protein sequence MRVGSFVLAAQFPGQGQGEALHRAVRSAEVAEEAGLDAVWLAEHHFVPYGTCPSAITLAALLLGRTHRLRVGTAVSVLPTVHPVALGEQAALLHMTSGGRFSLGVGRGGPWVDLEVFGSGLEAYEKAYPESLDLLLRWLSEPSVAADGDRFAFREVAVVPRPSESLTGAPGPEVVLACTSPASVRLAAERGLPMLLGMHVGDEEKAEMIALWRGHARACGRPADEILGAAHVSAGICQIADRRTEAVETLLKAMPGWLKQGLDAHVTVDGRARQMRDPLAYTELLCGLHPVGTPRLCADRLAATSERTGITRFALLVEGSGDLAATEENVRRLGAEVLPQLG, from the coding sequence ATGCGCGTAGGAAGTTTCGTGTTGGCGGCCCAGTTCCCGGGCCAGGGCCAGGGGGAGGCGCTGCACCGCGCGGTCCGCTCGGCCGAGGTGGCGGAGGAGGCGGGGCTCGACGCGGTATGGCTGGCCGAGCACCACTTCGTGCCGTACGGCACCTGCCCCTCGGCGATCACGCTGGCCGCGTTACTGCTCGGCCGAACCCACCGCCTGAGGGTCGGTACGGCGGTCAGCGTGCTGCCCACCGTCCACCCCGTCGCCCTCGGCGAGCAGGCCGCGCTGCTGCACATGACGAGCGGCGGGCGCTTCTCGCTGGGCGTCGGACGCGGCGGGCCCTGGGTCGACCTGGAGGTGTTCGGCTCCGGTCTCGAGGCGTACGAGAAGGCGTACCCGGAATCACTCGATCTGCTGTTGCGCTGGCTCAGCGAACCCTCGGTGGCGGCGGACGGGGACCGCTTCGCCTTCCGTGAAGTGGCCGTCGTACCCAGGCCGTCGGAGTCCCTGACCGGCGCCCCGGGCCCCGAGGTCGTCCTCGCGTGCACCTCACCGGCGAGCGTGCGGCTGGCCGCCGAGCGCGGGCTGCCGATGCTGCTCGGGATGCATGTCGGGGACGAGGAGAAGGCCGAGATGATCGCCCTGTGGCGAGGGCACGCGCGCGCGTGCGGGCGGCCGGCGGACGAGATCCTCGGCGCGGCCCATGTCTCCGCCGGCATCTGCCAGATCGCCGACCGGCGTACCGAGGCGGTGGAGACGCTGCTGAAGGCGATGCCGGGCTGGCTGAAGCAGGGCCTGGACGCCCATGTCACGGTCGACGGCCGTGCGCGGCAGATGCGCGACCCGCTGGCCTACACCGAACTCCTCTGCGGACTGCACCCGGTGGGCACCCCGCGGCTGTGCGCCGACCGCCTCGCGGCGACCAGTGAGCGGACCGGTATCACCCGTTTCGCGCTGCTCGTCGAAGGCTCGGGCGACCTCGCGGCCACCGAGGAGAACGTCCGTCGGCTCGGTGCCGAAGTGCTCCCGCAGCTCGGGTGA
- a CDS encoding ATP/GTP-binding protein produces MSPRRNRPKGSESSGRSAEDDRPGRYGGWESRESWRGEEWNVRHVAGASAQGKMYRCPGCDQLIPSAVPHVVAWPDHSGVDERRHWHKACWNAKDRRTTRVQRSRNAPKF; encoded by the coding sequence GTGTCCCCGCGTCGCAACCGACCCAAGGGCAGTGAGTCGTCCGGCCGGAGCGCCGAGGACGACCGGCCGGGCCGATACGGCGGCTGGGAGTCGAGGGAGAGCTGGCGAGGCGAGGAGTGGAACGTGCGGCACGTGGCCGGGGCCAGTGCGCAGGGCAAGATGTACCGCTGCCCCGGCTGCGACCAGCTGATCCCCTCCGCGGTCCCGCACGTCGTCGCCTGGCCGGACCACTCGGGCGTCGACGAACGCCGCCACTGGCACAAGGCGTGCTGGAACGCCAAGGACCGCCGCACCACGCGGGTGCAGCGGTCCAGGAACGCGCCGAAGTTCTGA